In one window of Rhinopithecus roxellana isolate Shanxi Qingling chromosome 15, ASM756505v1, whole genome shotgun sequence DNA:
- the TIRAP gene encoding toll/interleukin-1 receptor domain-containing adapter protein isoform X2, which translates to MASSTSLPAPGSRPKKPRGKMADWFRQTLLKKPKRPDSPESTSSRTSQPPSQDRLSPSLSLVTSPSLPPTHASDSGSSRWSKDYDVCVCHSEEDLVAAQNLVSYLEGSTTSLRCFLQLRDATPGGAIVSELCQALINSHCRVLLITPGFLQDPWCKYQMLQALTEAPGAEGRTIPLLSGLSRDAYPPELRFMYYVDGRGPDGGFRQVKEAVMRYLQTLS; encoded by the exons ATGGCATCATCGACCTCCCTCCCAGCTCCTGGCTCTCGGCCTAAGAAGCCTCGAGGCAAGATGGCTG ACTGGTTCAGGCAGACCCTGCTGAAGAAGCCCAAGAGGCCGGACTCCCCAGAAAGCACCTCCAGCCGTACTTCACAGCCTCCCTCACAGGACAGACTATCCCCAAGCCTCAGCTTAGTCACGTCTCCCAGCCTGCCACCCACACATGCCAGTGACAGCGGCAGTAGTCGCTGGAGCAAGGACTATGACGTCTGTGTGTGCCACAGTGAGGAAGACCTGGTGGCTGCCCAGAACCTGGTCTCCTACCTGGAAGGCAGCACCACCAGCCTGCGCTGCTTCCTGCAACTCCGGGATGCAACCCCAGGTGGTGCTATCGTGTCCgagctgtgccaggcactgatcaATAGTCACTGCCGTGTGCTGCTCATCACGCCGGGCTTCCTTCAGGACCCCTGGTGCAAGTACCAGATGCTGCAGGCCCTGACCGAGGCCCCAGGGGCTGAGGGCCGCACCATCCCCCTGCTGTCGGGCCTCAGCAGAGATGCCTACCCACCTGAGCTCCGATTCATGTACTACGTCGATGGCAGGGGCCCTGATGGTGGCTTTCGCCAAGTCAAAGAAGCTGTCATGCGTT ATCTGCAGACACTCAGTTGA
- the TIRAP gene encoding toll/interleukin-1 receptor domain-containing adapter protein isoform X1 yields the protein MASSTSLPAPGSRPKKPRGKMADWFRQTLLKKPKRPDSPESTSSRTSQPPSQDRLSPSLSLVTSPSLPPTHASDSGSSRWSKDYDVCVCHSEEDLVAAQNLVSYLEGSTTSLRCFLQLRDATPGGAIVSELCQALINSHCRVLLITPGFLQDPWCKYQMLQALTEAPGAEGRTIPLLSGLSRDAYPPELRFMYYVDGRGPDGGFRQVKEAVMRCKLLQEGEGERDSATVSDLL from the exons ATGGCATCATCGACCTCCCTCCCAGCTCCTGGCTCTCGGCCTAAGAAGCCTCGAGGCAAGATGGCTG ACTGGTTCAGGCAGACCCTGCTGAAGAAGCCCAAGAGGCCGGACTCCCCAGAAAGCACCTCCAGCCGTACTTCACAGCCTCCCTCACAGGACAGACTATCCCCAAGCCTCAGCTTAGTCACGTCTCCCAGCCTGCCACCCACACATGCCAGTGACAGCGGCAGTAGTCGCTGGAGCAAGGACTATGACGTCTGTGTGTGCCACAGTGAGGAAGACCTGGTGGCTGCCCAGAACCTGGTCTCCTACCTGGAAGGCAGCACCACCAGCCTGCGCTGCTTCCTGCAACTCCGGGATGCAACCCCAGGTGGTGCTATCGTGTCCgagctgtgccaggcactgatcaATAGTCACTGCCGTGTGCTGCTCATCACGCCGGGCTTCCTTCAGGACCCCTGGTGCAAGTACCAGATGCTGCAGGCCCTGACCGAGGCCCCAGGGGCTGAGGGCCGCACCATCCCCCTGCTGTCGGGCCTCAGCAGAGATGCCTACCCACCTGAGCTCCGATTCATGTACTACGTCGATGGCAGGGGCCCTGATGGTGGCTTTCGCCAAGTCAAAGAAGCTGTCATGCGTTGTAAGCTACtacaggagggagaaggggaacgGGATTCAGCCACAGTATCTGATCTACTTTGA